One Paenarthrobacter aurescens TC1 DNA window includes the following coding sequences:
- a CDS encoding pyridine nucleotide-disulphide oxidoreductase domain protein (identified by match to protein family HMM PF07992), whose amino-acid sequence MARQHDVVIIGGGNGGVSLAARLQRYGVQDIALIEPKEHHLYQPLFSHIAGGRARVKEAVRSQESVTPKGVAWVKDKAVGVEAKANSVTLASGATVSYGHLVVCPGLQYNWDAVPGLGEAVNSPYGSSHYEFELAPKLWTLLSTMKSGTAIFTMPSGPVKCAGASQKPMYLACDYWKEHGVLDNIRVVMVQPYPTVFGIPEVDRELDRKIAEYGIELRTNSELVAVNPGGRTATIRNNADNTSEDLLYDVLNAVPPQSAPDWLKATDLPAAGDEYGFVEVDTQTLRHSRYPNVWSLGDAAGTANSKAGGALRKQTKVLAKNLISARKGEPLSQKYNGYSVCPFTVSRNTVVFAEFDHHYNPMPTIPKVPTWKESRISWWVDRDMFPQVYWNLILKGRA is encoded by the coding sequence ATGGCGCGCCAGCACGACGTCGTCATCATCGGCGGCGGCAATGGAGGCGTGTCGCTGGCTGCCCGTTTGCAGCGATACGGCGTCCAGGACATCGCCCTGATTGAACCAAAGGAGCACCATCTATACCAGCCCTTGTTCTCCCATATCGCCGGTGGCCGCGCGCGGGTCAAGGAGGCCGTCCGCAGCCAGGAATCCGTGACGCCAAAAGGCGTCGCATGGGTCAAGGACAAAGCAGTAGGCGTGGAGGCGAAAGCCAACTCGGTGACGTTGGCGTCCGGTGCCACTGTGAGCTACGGGCACCTGGTTGTATGCCCGGGGCTGCAGTACAACTGGGACGCGGTGCCGGGGCTGGGCGAGGCGGTGAACTCGCCGTACGGCTCCTCTCATTACGAGTTCGAGCTTGCGCCAAAACTGTGGACCCTCTTGAGCACCATGAAGTCCGGCACCGCCATCTTCACCATGCCGTCAGGGCCTGTTAAATGTGCCGGGGCCAGCCAAAAACCTATGTACCTGGCCTGTGACTACTGGAAGGAACACGGCGTCCTGGACAATATCCGGGTTGTCATGGTCCAGCCTTATCCCACAGTGTTCGGCATTCCCGAGGTTGACCGGGAGTTGGACCGCAAGATCGCCGAGTACGGAATCGAACTGCGGACAAACAGCGAGCTGGTGGCGGTGAACCCTGGCGGTCGCACGGCAACCATCCGAAACAACGCGGACAACACCTCCGAGGACCTCCTCTACGACGTCCTCAACGCCGTCCCGCCCCAGTCCGCGCCGGATTGGCTCAAAGCCACGGACTTGCCGGCAGCAGGGGACGAGTACGGCTTCGTGGAGGTGGACACGCAGACGTTGCGGCACTCCAGGTACCCAAATGTCTGGTCGCTGGGCGACGCTGCGGGAACCGCCAATTCGAAGGCCGGCGGTGCGCTGCGCAAGCAGACCAAGGTCCTGGCTAAAAATCTGATCTCGGCGCGCAAGGGCGAACCTCTGAGCCAAAAGTACAACGGATACTCCGTATGCCCTTTCACCGTTTCACGGAACACGGTGGTCTTTGCCGAGTTTGACCATCACTACAACCCCATGCCGACCATCCCGAAGGTACCCACATGGAAGGAAAGCCGGATTTCCTGGTGGGTGGACCGCGACATGTTCCCGCAGGTGTACTGGAACCTGATCCTCAAAGGCCGGGCCTAG
- a CDS encoding putative cold shock protein: protein MAGTANRPAGPTSDRVKEIKAWQQEQSSGLTLKRVSDSSPRTMEARTCLLTTQRLRRAVTARWRRTRRSSSTSRRGLRVRRRRISSPPRFTTLDSPQETGPA from the coding sequence GTGGCAGGGACGGCAAACCGACCAGCGGGACCGACCAGCGACCGGGTGAAGGAAATAAAGGCATGGCAACAGGAACAGTCAAGTGGTTTAACGCTGAAAAGGGTTTCGGATTCATCGCCCCGGACGATGGAGGCCCGGACGTGTTTGCTCACTACTCAGCGATTACGTCGAGCGGTTACCGCTCGCTGGAGGAGAACCAGAAGGTCCAGTTCGACATCACGCAGGGGCCTAAGGGTCCGCAGGCGGAGAATATCCAGCCCGCCTAGGTTCACAACACTGGATTCACCACAAGAGACCGGTCCGGCCTAA
- a CDS encoding putative Na+/H+ antiporter (identified by match to protein family HMM PF00999) has product MMNRLAVRIPTMHSFAWTAADAASRWRLLRISMLLQGFPRNPEPAVRAPDLWRTRVGGGSFGVLFLEAAEVPEALPMQGLSASLVLIAVLAVLAPVATRLLDRWVKVPIVVFEIVLGILFGPSVLGWVQSTPFTDTLADFGLAMLFFVAGNEIDFAAIRGRPIYRASAGWVISLAAGIGAGFVLGPSPEAAVIIGVALCSTALGALLPILRDAGASKSPIGVAATALGAAGEFGPLIAISLFFSGKQLGVASGVLLGFVLLTGVAIYLASQARHTLFHAQVTATLHTSSQFAMRSILLILSSLVVLSMVLGLDMLLGAFAAGVLWKVTIARAPVADRKVIETKIDAVAFGFLVPIFFIDTGIDFDLGALTSSPLTLAMVPLFLSLLLLIRGVPSLLATPPGSSRADKQALLLFGATALPIIVAVTTIGREHGYITSGISSALIGAGMLSVLLFPLLALRLLRRTEAADPKQRTPKA; this is encoded by the coding sequence GTGATGAACAGGTTGGCGGTAAGAATTCCCACGATGCACTCCTTCGCATGGACCGCGGCGGATGCTGCGAGCCGGTGGCGTCTTCTTCGAATCAGTATGCTGCTTCAGGGTTTCCCGCGGAACCCGGAACCTGCAGTTCGGGCGCCGGACTTATGGCGCACGAGGGTTGGTGGCGGTAGCTTTGGAGTACTTTTCCTTGAAGCAGCCGAGGTACCGGAGGCACTGCCGATGCAAGGCTTGTCCGCGTCACTGGTCCTCATCGCCGTGTTGGCTGTGCTGGCACCCGTTGCTACACGGCTCTTGGATCGTTGGGTCAAAGTGCCCATTGTGGTCTTTGAAATTGTTCTTGGCATCCTGTTCGGCCCAAGCGTTCTGGGATGGGTCCAGTCCACTCCCTTCACGGACACGTTGGCTGATTTCGGGCTTGCCATGCTGTTCTTCGTTGCCGGCAACGAGATTGACTTCGCGGCAATCCGCGGCCGTCCCATTTACCGTGCCTCTGCGGGGTGGGTCATCTCCTTGGCCGCCGGCATCGGGGCAGGTTTTGTCCTGGGGCCTTCACCTGAAGCCGCCGTGATCATCGGTGTTGCTTTGTGCTCCACCGCTTTGGGCGCTTTGCTCCCGATCCTCCGGGACGCCGGCGCCTCCAAGTCGCCGATCGGTGTCGCCGCGACCGCCCTGGGCGCGGCCGGCGAGTTTGGTCCGCTCATAGCCATTTCATTGTTCTTCAGCGGCAAGCAACTCGGCGTGGCATCAGGAGTGCTTCTGGGGTTCGTCCTCCTAACCGGCGTGGCCATCTACCTTGCCTCGCAAGCACGGCACACGCTGTTTCATGCCCAAGTCACTGCCACGTTGCACACCAGCAGCCAGTTCGCCATGCGGTCCATCCTGCTGATTCTCAGCTCGCTGGTGGTGCTCAGCATGGTCCTGGGACTCGATATGCTGCTGGGTGCATTCGCCGCAGGCGTCCTCTGGAAGGTCACCATCGCACGCGCTCCTGTTGCAGACCGGAAAGTCATCGAGACCAAAATTGACGCCGTCGCCTTTGGTTTCCTGGTGCCCATCTTCTTCATCGATACGGGCATCGACTTCGACCTGGGCGCCCTGACCTCCAGCCCCCTGACCTTGGCCATGGTCCCGCTGTTCCTGTCGCTGCTGCTGCTCATCCGTGGCGTGCCGTCATTGCTCGCCACGCCCCCGGGCTCCTCGCGGGCGGACAAACAGGCCCTTCTGCTGTTCGGAGCCACGGCTTTGCCCATCATCGTGGCTGTGACAACCATCGGCCGGGAGCACGGATACATCACCAGCGGAATCTCCTCAGCCCTCATAGGTGCGGGGATGCTCTCGGTACTCCTGTTTCCGTTGCTCGCACTCCGCCTGCTGCGCCGCACAGAAGCGGCAGACCCCAAGCAACGCACGCCAAAAGCGTGA
- a CDS encoding RibD C-terminal domain protein (identified by match to protein family HMM PF01872): MGILTANLFITLDGVYQAPGGPEEDRGGGFEFGGWQAAYFDDETGEAIGAGIDRMDALLLGRKTYDIFAGFWPQQKDHIGETFNALPKFVVSRTLTRPEWEGTTALSEVSELAELKEQFDDIHMFGSGHLIRSLLEADLLDRLNLFLYPLTFGSGKRLFDDGSGVPAAFRFAQPPVAFPKGAVLLSYERSGEPITGITIGQG; this comes from the coding sequence GTGGGAATTCTTACCGCCAACCTGTTCATCACCCTTGACGGGGTCTACCAGGCACCCGGCGGCCCTGAGGAGGACAGGGGCGGGGGCTTCGAGTTTGGTGGCTGGCAGGCAGCATATTTTGACGATGAGACGGGCGAAGCCATTGGGGCAGGCATCGACCGCATGGATGCCCTGTTGCTGGGACGGAAAACCTACGACATATTCGCGGGATTTTGGCCTCAGCAGAAAGACCACATTGGCGAGACCTTCAATGCCCTGCCCAAGTTTGTGGTGTCTCGAACCCTGACTCGGCCTGAATGGGAGGGGACCACGGCCTTGTCAGAGGTTTCTGAACTGGCCGAACTGAAGGAACAATTCGACGACATCCACATGTTCGGCAGCGGCCACCTCATCCGCTCGCTGCTGGAGGCCGATCTCCTCGATCGACTGAACCTTTTCCTCTACCCGCTCACCTTCGGCTCGGGAAAGCGACTGTTTGACGACGGCTCCGGCGTCCCCGCTGCTTTCAGGTTCGCCCAACCACCCGTGGCGTTCCCGAAAGGTGCCGTCCTGCTGTCCTACGAGCGTTCCGGAGAGCCGATTACGGGCATCACCATCGGGCAAGGCTAG
- a CDS encoding conserved hypothetical protein (identified by match to protein family HMM TIGR02778), with amino-acid sequence MNPSKSPAEILDIAGNEVRISNPDKVVFPEPGLTKLDLVNYYLAVADGALRGAGGRPMVLKRFPKGIDAEPFFQKRVPENHPDFIDTATLHYSSGTSAEETVIRDAAGLAWVVNLGCLDLNPHPVRAEDLDHPDELRVDLDPMPGVDWSRIVDTAYVAQEVLDDVGLVGWPKTSGSRGLHILVRITPQWSYRDVRLAAETLAREVENRAPGLATAKWWKEERGESVFVDFNQNAKDRTVASAYSVRSRPDARVSTPLTWDEVRSARPEQFTVRTVPARFSDLGDPHAGIDEAPGSLDGLLALAAELGPAEKAPRAGDGSGRRVSMMPLIEVARTKTKPEAGAALEEWKSRHAGVVSFLHPADVLVDGMRGSSSLWYRVRVNLQHIPEDRRPAQEELIADYDPWAGKEWPGRPGS; translated from the coding sequence ATGAACCCGTCGAAGTCCCCGGCTGAGATCCTCGACATCGCCGGCAACGAGGTCCGCATCTCCAACCCGGACAAAGTGGTGTTTCCCGAGCCCGGGCTGACCAAGCTGGATCTTGTGAACTACTACCTCGCAGTCGCGGACGGTGCGCTGCGCGGCGCGGGCGGCCGCCCCATGGTGCTCAAACGCTTCCCCAAGGGCATCGATGCTGAACCGTTCTTCCAGAAACGCGTGCCCGAAAACCACCCCGACTTCATTGACACGGCAACTCTCCACTACTCGTCCGGTACCTCCGCCGAGGAAACAGTCATCCGCGATGCGGCAGGCCTCGCGTGGGTGGTGAATCTGGGGTGCCTGGATCTCAACCCGCACCCCGTACGCGCGGAGGACCTCGACCATCCGGACGAACTTCGGGTGGACCTGGACCCGATGCCCGGCGTCGACTGGTCCCGGATCGTGGACACCGCGTATGTGGCACAAGAAGTGCTGGACGACGTCGGGCTGGTGGGCTGGCCAAAGACGAGTGGCTCCCGCGGTCTTCACATTCTGGTTCGCATCACGCCGCAGTGGTCTTACCGGGATGTGCGCCTCGCCGCGGAGACCCTTGCCCGCGAAGTGGAGAACCGTGCTCCGGGGCTGGCAACGGCCAAATGGTGGAAGGAGGAGCGGGGTGAGAGCGTCTTCGTCGACTTTAACCAGAACGCCAAGGACCGCACCGTAGCTTCCGCGTACTCGGTCCGTTCCAGGCCCGACGCCCGAGTCTCGACGCCGCTCACGTGGGACGAGGTGCGCTCCGCCCGGCCGGAGCAGTTCACGGTCCGCACAGTACCTGCGCGTTTCTCGGATCTGGGCGACCCTCACGCAGGAATCGATGAAGCTCCCGGTTCGCTCGATGGACTCTTGGCCTTGGCTGCCGAGCTCGGCCCGGCCGAGAAAGCCCCCAGAGCAGGCGATGGCTCGGGTCGCCGGGTGTCAATGATGCCCCTCATCGAGGTGGCCCGGACCAAGACCAAGCCCGAGGCCGGGGCAGCACTTGAGGAGTGGAAGTCCCGGCACGCAGGCGTTGTCTCCTTCCTGCACCCCGCCGACGTCCTGGTGGACGGGATGCGGGGATCGAGTTCGCTTTGGTACCGGGTGCGGGTGAATCTCCAACACATCCCGGAAGACCGACGACCGGCTCAGGAGGAGTTGATCGCAGACTATGACCCGTGGGCGGGCAAGGAGTGGCCAGGCCGGCCAGGATCCTGA